A part of Solenopsis invicta isolate M01_SB chromosome 2, UNIL_Sinv_3.0, whole genome shotgun sequence genomic DNA contains:
- the LOC105200751 gene encoding 3'-5' RNA helicase YTHDC2, which translates to MPRRKQQQQQRHRPIGEDTRIAVNLTVKKLLDAPDQKELEFPSSYTADERAYIHELARELGLKSKSRGKGTNRFLTVYKREGSTIVQADAVIKLQKPSKQSIYNLMQTFPLNHKECQDLLPPIERERPLNNDVNTNTKAMGRLNNSIPQVPQLKTNYDVLHFRKSLPIFNAREEILSALSNHQVIIIAGETGCGKTTQVPQYILEHYQQKHQPCRIICTQPRRLSAVSVAERVAFERDEKIGQTFGYQIRLESRVAPKTLLTYCTNGVLLRTLMGGDSALTTLTHIIVDEVHERDRFCDFLLIALKDALVKYRSLKLILMSATMDTTIFAKYFNKCVVINVPGRSYDVDVYFLEDVLKITNYMTKEMLVKKKEFLKWKDKQKALESWKQYKPQLPTRNTKNEKSLLPSPILAQQNDPIPEKVKLEPWLIEEMDKSVFDAWVNGREDNFAQLLHFILSENVSVDYQHSETSITPLMAAAARGCINTTEQLLNLGANLNSRSANDWTALDWAKNRNHTECAELIEAYMKTYDCALSNNELAHVAETSLSEEDKLLLDVYHHTFNDDNIDYDLLLELIFHVHLKMPPGSILIFLPGYDDIVTMREKINTDEKKMNQGLRYNLYVLHSNMQTCDQKKVFKPSPQGTRKIILSTNIAETSITIDDVVYVIDSGKVKEKSFDAISSVCTLTSNWISQACAKQRRGRAGRCRRGICYRLFSSIRYENMQAYQTPEILRLPLQELCLYTKHLTSGNTPIAEFLDKALEPPSNVVTRNAVQLLKTIDALDPWEDLTELGSHLLDLPIEPRLGKMLLYAVVLKCLDPILTIVCSLAYKDPFILPSQPSQKRALTAARKKFATGTFSDHMVVLRAFQGWQNARATGKERSFCEKNFISAPVMEMVVGMRTQLLGQLRASGFVRARSPGDIRDLNSNSENWAVVKAALTAGLYPNLIRVDREHMQLRTQKEVKVFFHPSSTLRDYPKSSRMTSAQTHATNVQSLPCDWLLYEEMSRTGRFCHVKVVTVINPLTVALFSGPARLPMDVIYEAEAIPESESDSEVDESHEGTLFKLDDWVVFKLDPETAQLFLNLRQKWNALFLRRMKAPNKAMSALDEKVINTLVTVITNEEQACGLQQPAGIGQRPRPLIVDYYPANVRRDDYPERYF; encoded by the exons ATGCCGCGGAGGaaacaacaacagcaacagcgACATCGCCCCATAGGCGAGGATACCCGAATCGCAGTCAACCTGACTGTAAAGAAGTTGTTGGATGCTCCAGATCAGAAGGAGCTTGAGTTCCCTTCGTCGTACACGGCGGACGAGCGAGCGTACATCCATGAACTGGCCAGAGAGCTTGGTCTGAAGTCGAAAAGTCGAGG gaAAGGCACAAATCGATTTTTGACAGTGTACAAGAGAGAAGGTTCCACGATAGTTCAAGCTGATGCTGTGATAAAACTGCAAAAACCTTCGAAGCAGAGTATATACAATTTGATGCAGACTTTCCCGTTAAATCACAAGGAATGTCAGGACCTGCTTCCTCCGATTGAGAGAGAACGCCCTCTCAATAATGATG TAAATACAAACACTAAGGCAATGGGCAGATTGAACAACAGCATACCACAAGTACCCCAGTTAAAAACCAATTATGATGTGTTGCATTTTCGTAAATCTCTACCAATTTTTAACGCGAGGGAGGAAATTCTCAGTGCGCTGAGCAATCATCAGGTGATCATAATCGCGGGTGAAACGGGATGCGGTAAAACTACGCAAGTGCCGCAGTATATTTTAGAACATTATCAGCAGAAGCATCAACCTTGTAGGATTATTTGCACACAACCCAGACGCTTGTCGGCGGTATCCGTGGCTGAACGAGTAGCATTTGAGAGGGACGAAAAGATCGGCCAGACTTTTGGGTATCAAATAAGATTGGAAAGCAGAGTAGCTCCTAAAACTCTCTTAACATATTGCACGAATGGAGTGTTGCTTAGGACTTTAATGGGTGGCGACTCTGCCTTGACTACCCTCACGCATATCATTGTTGACGAAGTTCACGAACGGGACAGATTTTGTGACTTTCTTCTAATAGCCCTGAAGGATGCGTTGGTCAAATATCGTTCCTTGAAGTTGATCCTTATGAGCGCTACAATGGACACTACTATCTTTGCCAAATATTTCAATAAGTGCGTCGTCATCAACGTTCCCGGTCGATCGTACGACGTGGACGTATACTTTTTAGAGGACGTGTTgaaaataactaattatatGACGAAGGAAATGCTTGTAAAAAAGAAGGAATTTTTAAAGTGGAAAGATAAGCAGAAGGCGTTGGAGTCTTGGAAGCAATACAAGCCTCAGCTTCCAACTAGAAATACCAAGAACGAGAAAAGTCTGCTGCCTTCTCCGATCTTAGCCCAGCAGAACGATCCTATACCAGAGAAAGTTAAGCTAGAACCCTGGCTGATAGAAGAAATGGATAAGAGTGTTTTCGACGCATGGGTAaatggtagagaagataattttgcacaacttttacattttatactgtCTGAAAACGTTTCTGTAGATTATCAGCACTCGGAGACTTCTATAACACCGTTGATGGCCGCCGCGGCTAGAGGTTGCATAAATACAACCGAGCAACTTCTGAATTTAGGCGCAAATCTCAACTCGAGATCCGCTAACGATTGGACCGCGTTAGATTGGGCGAAGAACAGGAATCATACCGAATGTGCCGAACTAATCGAGGCTTACATGAAAACTTACGATTGCGCGCTATCGAATAACGAGTTGGCGCACGTCGCGGAAACGTCACTTTCCGAGGAAGATAAACTATTACTCGATGTATACCATCATACGTTTAATGACGACAATATCGATTACGATCTGCTGTTAGAATTGATCTTCCACGTTCACTTAAAAATGCCTCCTggttctattttaatatttttaccaGGATATGACGATATAGTCACGATGAGAGAGAAGATAAATACGGACGAAAAGAAGATGAATCAAGGTTTACGCTATAATTTGTATGTTCTTCACTCGAATATGCAGACTTGCGATCAGAAGAAGGTGTTCAAACCTAGTCCTCAGGGCACGCGAAAGATCATACTTTCCACGAACATAGCGGAGACTAGCATTACAATCGACGATGTTGTATACGTCATTGATTCGGGAAAAGTTAAGGAGAAGTCTTTCGATGCTATATCGAGTGTGTGCACATTGACATCCAACTGGATATCTCAAGCTTGCGCGAAACAACGGCGAGGTAGAGCGGGAAGATGCAGAAGAGGGATCTGTTACCGTCTGTTTTCTTCGATCCGATATGAGAACATGCAGGCTTATCAGACACCAGAGATTCTGCGATTACCGCTGCAAGAACTTTGCTTATACACGAAACATTTAACGTCGGGAAACACACCTATAGCCGAATTTTTGGATAAAGCTCTGGAGCCGCCGTCTAACGTAGTGACAAGGAATGctgtacaattattaaaaacaatcgACGCATTAGATCCGTGGGAGGATCTAACTGAATTAGGGAGTCATTTACTAGATTTACCTATTGAACCGAGACTTGGAAAGATGTTGTTATACGCAGTCGTTTTAAAATGTTTGGATCCTATTTTAACGATTGTTTGTAGTTTAGCATACAA gGATCCCTTTATATTACCGTCACAACCGTCGCAAAAGAGAGCCTTGACCGCGGCACGAAAGAAATTTGCTACTGGTACGTTCTCGGATCATATGGTGGTCCTGCGAGCATTCCAAGGCTGGCAGAACGCTAGAGCGACCGGCAAGGAACGTAGCTTTTGCGAAAAGAATTTTATCTCCGCTCCCGTAATGGAGATGGTAGTAGGAATGCGTACGCAGTTGCTCGGTCAGTTGCGCGCGTCCGGCTTCGTCAGAGCCAGGAGTCCCGGGGATATTCGGGATTTGAATTCGAATTCGGAAAATTGGGCTGTCGTGAAGGCAGCTCTGACTGCGGGTTTATATCCCAACTTGATTCGAGTTGATCGAGAACATATGCAGTTACGAACaca GAAAGAAGTCAAGGTATTCTTCCATCCTTCGTCAACTTTAAGAGATTATCCTAAATCCTCGAGGATGACCTCCGCGCAAACACATGCAACCAATGTACAATCCTTGCCATGCGATTGGCTGCTTTACGAGGAGATGAGTCGTACAGGACGCTTCTGTCATGTGAAAGTTGTTACAGTCATCAATCCATTAACTGTAGCATTATTTAGTGGACCGGCTAGATTACCAATGGATGTAATCTACGAAGCTGAGG cTATACCGGAAAGCGAATCGGATTCCGAGGTTGACGAGTCTCACGAAGGAACTCTTTTTAAACTCGATGATTGGGTGGTATTCAAGCTCGATCCTGAAACGGCTCAACTGTTCTTGAATTTGCGGCAGAAGTGGAACGCTCTATTCCTTAGGCGCATGAAGGCACCGAATAAAGCAATGTCGGCGTTAGACGAAAAAGTCATTAATACTTTGGTGACAGTGATTACGAATGAGGAGCAGGCGTGCGGGCTCCAGCAGCCCGCTGGTATCGGCCAACGTCCGCGTCCATTAATCGTCGATTACTATCCCGCAAATGTTAGAAGAGATGATTACCCAGAA AGATATTTCTAA